From Spirochaetota bacterium:
GGGGGTGATGGGTTGGGGCCAGGAAGGCGAAGGCTGCAGGAAATGATACGCTGATTTCTTGATGCGAGGCGATTCATTGCTCGTCCGCCTCGTGCCTCGACTACGCTCGGCAACCGAGGCGTTATTGACACATTAAGTTTAGACGGTTGGTGAGCCTGTTGAACCACGGCGGAATCGGCGACCTCCGTGTCGCCTGCTCGCTGATGAATCGACCGCGTTGAAAATTACTAGCCCAGTTTCGCCCGGCTCGCCTCTAACTTCCCGAGTATCTCGGCGAAGCCGGCGCGCTTCGACTTCTCGTTCTCGATGACCTCCGCCGGCGCCTTGCCGGTGAAGTTCTCGTTGGCCAGCTTCTTCTCGATCTTGTCCAGCTCGGTCCGGGCCCGGGCGATCTCCTTGTCGATGCGGGCGCGCTCCTTCTCGAAATCGATGAGCCCCTTCAGGGGGATGAATATCTCGATGTCGTTCATGACGGCGGAGGCGTCGGTGCCGGAGGGTGCGTAGGCCGGGTCCATCGCGATGGCGTCAACCTTGGCCAGGGCCTTGATGTGCATCCCTTCCCTCTTTATGATCGCGGCTGCCGATTCGCTGGCGGTCTTGAACACCACCGGGGCCTTCTTGTCGGGGGGCACGTTCATTTCGCCCCGGATGTTCCTGATCCAGTAGACGATCTCCTGGAAGATACGGGTCTCCTCCGATTCGGAGGTGAAATCGAACTCGGGACGCGGCGCGGGCCACTGCGACACCAGGATGAGGCCGTCCTTCGGCCCCTTGATCTTGTCCCAGATCTCCTCCGTGATAAAGGGCATGAAGGGATGCATGAGCTGCATCGATCTCTTCAGCACGTAAAAGAGCACCTGCCGGGCCGTGTCGGAGCTTTTCGCCGACCCTCCCTCCTTGTCATAGAGGCGCTGCTTGGTGAGCTCGATATACCAGTCGCAGACCTCGTGCCACCAGAAGGCGTAGACCCCGTGGGCCGCGTCGTTGAACTTGTACTCCTCGAAGCCGCGCTGGACCTCGCGGATCGCCTCGTTCAGCCGGTGCAGGATCCACCGGTCGAAGACCTCGAGCTCGTCGGTGACCAGGTCCCGCTCCTTGAAATCGCCCCCCAGGTTCATCATGATGAAGCGCGTGGCGTTCCAGATCTTGTTGCAGAAGGTGCGGTATCCCTCGATCCGCTTTTCCGAGAGGATGATGTCGCGGCCCTGGGCCGCCAGCATCGCCAGGGTGAAGCGGAGGGCGTCGGTCCCGTACTGGTCCATCATCACGATCGGGTCGATGACGTTGCCCCGGGACTTGCTCATCTTGGCGCCGTGCTCGTCCCGTATCAGGGCGTGTATGTAGACGTCGCGGAAGGGAACGTCTCCCATGAACTTCAGGCCCATCATGATCATCCGCGCCACCCAGAAGAAGATGATGTCAAAGGCGGTGACGAGGACGCTCGTGGGATAGTACTTCTCGAGGGCCGGGGTCTTGTCGGGCCAGCCCAGCGTTGAAAAGGGCCAGAGGCCGGAGGAGAACCAGGTGTCCAGGACATCCTCGTCCTGCCTGATCTTCTTCGACTTGCACTTCTCGCACTCCGTCGGGTCGTCCACCTGCACGGTGATGTGGCCGCAGTCGTCGCAGTAGAAGGCCGGTATCCGGTGGCCCCACCAGAGCTGACGCGAGATGCACCAGTCCCTGATGTTGCGCATCCACTCGAAATAGGTCTTTTCCCAGTTCTTCGGCACGAAGCGGATGCGGCCGTCCTCCACGGCCTGGATGCCGGCGTCCGCCAGGGGCTTGATCTTCACGAACCACTGCTTGGACAGGTACGGCTCGATGATGGTGCGGCACCGGTAGCAGTGCCCCACGGCGTGCATGTGCTTCTCTATCTTGACGAGGAGGCCCTGCTTCTCCAGGTCCTCCACCACTTTCTTGCGCGCGTCGAAGCGCGACAGTCCCCTGTAGGGGCCGCCGTTCTCGTTGATGAATCCGTTCTTGTCGAGGATGTTGATCTCCTCCAGGCCGTGGCGCTTGCCCATGTCGAAGTCATTGGGGTCGTGGGCCGGGGTCACCTTCACCAGGCCGGTGCCGAACTCCTTGTCCACGAAGTGGTCCGCGAAAATGGGTATCCGGCGGTCCATGAGGGGAAGCACCACCATCTTCCCTACCATGTCCTTGTAGCGCTCGTCGTCCGGGTTCACCGCCACGCCGGTGTCGCCCAGCATGGTCTCGGGCCGGGTAGTGGCCACCACGATGAAGTCATTGGAGTCGGCCATCGGGTACTTGATGTGCCAGAGGTGTCCCTCCAGCTCCTGGTACTCGGTCTCGATGTCGGACAGGGCGGTCTCGCACCGGGGGCACCAGTTGATGATGCGGTAGCCCTGGTAGACGAGGCCTTCTTTGTACAGCGTGGCGAAGACCGTGTGCACCGCCCGGGAAAGGCCCTTGTCCAGGGTGAAGCGCTCGCGCTCCCAGTCGCAGGAGCAGCCGAGGCGACGCAGCTGGTTCTGGATCTGGCCGCCGGAGTGCTCCTTCCATTGCCAGACCCGCTTTTCAAAGGCCTCGCGGCCCAGGTCGTCCTTGGTCTTCCCTTCTTCTTTTAACAGACGCTCCACCACGTTCTGCGTGGCGATCCCGGCATGGTCCATGCCGGGCATCCAGAGGGCGGACTTGCCCATCATCCGCTGCCACCGGGTGAGGATGTCCTGGAGGGTGTTGTTCAGGGCGTGGCCGATATGGAGGGTGCCGGTGACGTTGGGCGGCGGGATGACGATGCAGTAGGGCTCCTTGCCGTCATCTTCCCGGGCGTGAAAGTATTTTCCCTCTTCCCAGAGGCGGTACCATTTTTCCTCGGTCTGTTTCGGATCGTATGATGATGGGAGTTCCATAGGCTAATTCTCTTCTTTTATTATATGCGATAAGCGGGGCGCCTTGCGCCCCGCTTATCGCATATAATATACATTTCTGTGTCAATACATTTTCATGGCCCGACGGAGGCCGTCGTGGAGATCGCCGAAAACCCACTGTCCCGCTGCGATCTCCTTTCTTTTAGAATCGAGGATCCAGAGGAACCGCTTGATGCCCACCGGCTCCTGGCCGTTGGCGTGGACCAGGATGATGCTGCCGCCGGCGGGCCATTGCTTCTTGCCGAGCCAGGCGTCGC
This genomic window contains:
- a CDS encoding valine--tRNA ligase; the protein is MELPSSYDPKQTEEKWYRLWEEGKYFHAREDDGKEPYCIVIPPPNVTGTLHIGHALNNTLQDILTRWQRMMGKSALWMPGMDHAGIATQNVVERLLKEEGKTKDDLGREAFEKRVWQWKEHSGGQIQNQLRRLGCSCDWERERFTLDKGLSRAVHTVFATLYKEGLVYQGYRIINWCPRCETALSDIETEYQELEGHLWHIKYPMADSNDFIVVATTRPETMLGDTGVAVNPDDERYKDMVGKMVVLPLMDRRIPIFADHFVDKEFGTGLVKVTPAHDPNDFDMGKRHGLEEINILDKNGFINENGGPYRGLSRFDARKKVVEDLEKQGLLVKIEKHMHAVGHCYRCRTIIEPYLSKQWFVKIKPLADAGIQAVEDGRIRFVPKNWEKTYFEWMRNIRDWCISRQLWWGHRIPAFYCDDCGHITVQVDDPTECEKCKSKKIRQDEDVLDTWFSSGLWPFSTLGWPDKTPALEKYYPTSVLVTAFDIIFFWVARMIMMGLKFMGDVPFRDVYIHALIRDEHGAKMSKSRGNVIDPIVMMDQYGTDALRFTLAMLAAQGRDIILSEKRIEGYRTFCNKIWNATRFIMMNLGGDFKERDLVTDELEVFDRWILHRLNEAIREVQRGFEEYKFNDAAHGVYAFWWHEVCDWYIELTKQRLYDKEGGSAKSSDTARQVLFYVLKRSMQLMHPFMPFITEEIWDKIKGPKDGLILVSQWPAPRPEFDFTSESEETRIFQEIVYWIRNIRGEMNVPPDKKAPVVFKTASESAAAIIKREGMHIKALAKVDAIAMDPAYAPSGTDASAVMNDIEIFIPLKGLIDFEKERARIDKEIARARTELDKIEKKLANENFTGKAPAEVIENEKSKRAGFAEILGKLEASRAKLG